From Brassica oleracea var. oleracea cultivar TO1000 chromosome C3, BOL, whole genome shotgun sequence, a single genomic window includes:
- the LOC106328178 gene encoding 4-hydroxy-tetrahydrodipicolinate reductase 1, chloroplastic yields MATTNWLTASSSVFLTRPVNPRLAFASRTNQTPCRSRVSFQGSVKRRLPVVLSMTATEESGEGAVKSVLPGHGISIMVNGCSGKMGKAVIKAADSAGVNIVPTSFGSAAEAGQTVEVCGKEITVHGPAEREKVLSSVFEKHPELIVVDYTIPSAVNDNAELYSKVGVPFVMGTTGGDRNKLYETVEEAKIYAVISPQMGKQVVAFLAAMEIMAEQFPGAFSGYSLEVMESHQASKLDASGTAKAVISCFQELGVSYDMDQIQLIRDPKQQIEMVGVPEEHVSGHAFHLYHLTSPDKTVSFEFQHNVCGRSIYAEGTVDAVLFLAKKIRLKAEQRIYNMIDVLREGNMR; encoded by the exons ATGGCTACGACGAACTG GCTCACGGCGTCTTCAAGTGTGTTCCTTACTCGTCCAGTGAACCCTCGTCTCGCATTTGCTTCTAGAACGAATCAGACTCCATGTAGAAGCCGTGTTAGTTTTCAGGGCAGTGTGAAACGTCGTCTTCCGGTGGTTTTATCCATGACGGCGACGGAGGAGTCCGGTGAGGGGGCCGTGAAGTCTGTTTTGCCTGGACATGGCATATCCATCATG GTGAATGGATGCAGTGGCAAAATGGGGAAGGCTGTAATCAAAGCAGCAGACTCTGCGGGTGTCAACATCGTTCCTACGTCGTTTGGATCTGCTGCTGAGGCTGGTCAGACGGTTGAGGTGTGTGGAAAAGAGATTACTGTGCACGGTCCTGCGGAGAGAGAGAAGGTTCTTTCTTCCGTGTTTGAGAAGCACCCGGAGCTGATTGTTGTCGACTACACTATCCCATCTGCAGTCAATG ATAATGCGGAGCTGTATAGCAAAGTAGGTGTTCCTTTCGTGATGGGAACAACCGGTGGAGACAGGAACAAGTTGTATGAAACTGTTGAAGAAGCAAAGATTTACGCTGTGATTTCTCCTCAGATGGGAAAACAG GTTGTTGCGTTTCTTGCGGCAATGGAGATTATGGCTGAGCAGTTCCCAGGAGCCTTTTCTGGTTACTCCTTGGAG GTGATGGAGTCTCATCAAGCTAGCAAATTGGATGCCTCCGGAACAGCAAAAGCTGTTATCTCTTGCTTCCAGGAGCTGGGAGTGTCTTACGACATGGATCAG ATACAATTGATTAGGGATCCTAAACAGCAAATTGAGATGGTGGGGGTTCCTGAAGAGCATGTCTCTGGCCACGCTTTCCATCTCTATCACTTGACATCACCTGATAAAAC TGTCTCCTTTGAGTTCCAGCACAATGTATGTGGCAGATCAATATACGCTGAGGGAACTGTTGATGCCGTGCTTTTCCTTGCCAAAAAG ATTCGATTGAAAGCAGAGCAGCGAATCTACAACATGATCGATGTTTTGAGAGAGGGAAACATGCGGTGA
- the LOC106333394 gene encoding late embryogenesis abundant protein At1g64065-like, protein MSGYAKTTYGGKSKFVDEACAVHPPKQSDIIGKVIIFTLVGLCILLCLFISIGFYVLAKPLKTSVTSVALRNLRYNDTSSSWPYFNATLAMKIRIENPNFGFFEFPTSKGDIMYNGRLVGEIKINGQRVGSYSAIRTAVRTEVSYRENKASSVWLRNDIKRGLIILKIEAKLRGEVHLVALNKRSVNLKCLMYLNLKDEVIQRLWCK, encoded by the coding sequence ATGTCAGGCTATGCCAAGACAACATATGGAGGAAAGAGCAAATTTGTTGATGAAGCTTGTGCAGTTCACCCACCGAAACAGAGTGATATCATCGGTAAAGTCATCATCTTTACCCTTGTAGGGCTTTGCATTCTGCTCTGCCTCTTCATCAGCATCGGTTTCTATGTCCTAGCCAAGCCACTTAAAACAAGCGTGACGTCCGTGGCTTTAAGAAACCTCAGGTACAACGATACATCGTCATCATGGCCTTATTTCAACGCGACACTAGCTATGAAGATCAGAATAGAGAATCCAAATTTCGGCTTCTTTGAGTTTCCAACTAGTAAAGGAGATATCATGTACAATGGTCGACTTGTTGGTGAAATAAAGATTAATGGACAGCGAGTGGGTTCATACAGTGCCATCAGGACAGCGGTTAGGACAGAAGTGAGTTACAGAGAGAATAAGGCATCATCTGTTTGGTTGAGGAATGATATAAAGAGAGGGTTGATTATCCTCAAGATTGAAGCTAAACTGAGAGGTGAAGTACACTTGGTGGCTTTGAACAAGAGAAGTGTGAATTTGAAGTGTTTGATGTATCTTAATCTGAAAGATGAAGTGATTCAACGTTTGTGGTGTAAATGA
- the LOC106328179 gene encoding 6,7-dimethyl-8-ribityllumazine synthase, chloroplastic-like, with the protein MKSLASPPCLRLTPTTRRHLHPRQPSSACYPHGRIKSNSLSFSSSASGFASTLAVVEKELRSSFVTDAVRHVTGSLMRGEGLRFAIVVARFNEVVTKLLLEGAIETFKKYSVREEDIQVVWVPGSFEIGVVAQRLGKSGNFNAVLCIGAVIRGDTTHYDAVANSAASGVLSAGINSGVPCIFGVLTCEDMDQALNRSGGKAGNKGAETALTALEMASLFEHHLK; encoded by the exons ATGAAGTCCTTAGCTTCGCCGCCGTGCCTCCGCCTGACTCCGACAACACGCCGTCATCTCCACCCTCGTCAGCCGTCTTCCGCCTGTTATCCTCACGGTCGAATCAAATCCAATAGCCTATCATTCTCCTCATCCGCATCTG GTTTCGCGTCAACACTCGCTGTAGTAGAGAAGGAGCTACGCTCGTCGTTCGTGACGGACGCTGTTCGCCACGTCACAGGGTCGCTTATGAGAGGGGAAGGTCTTAGATTCGCTATA GTTGTTGCTCGTTTCAACGAGGTTGTGACGAAGTTGCTTTTGGAAGGAGCCATTGAGACTTTCAAGAAGTATTCAGTCAGAGAAGAAGACATCCAA GTTGTATGGGTTCCCGGTAGCTTTGAGATAGGGGTTGTTGCGCAAAGGCTTGGGAAATCAGGAAACTTTAATGCTGTTTTATGTATCGGTGCTGTG ATAAGAGGAGATACCACACATTATGATGCTGTTGCAAACTCTGCTGCATCTGGAGTACTTTCTGCTGGCATCAATTCAG GTGTTCCATGCATATTTGGTGTACTGACATGCGAGGACATGGATCAG GCTCTGAATCGATCTGGTGGCAAAGCCGGAAACAAGGGAGCTGAAACTGCCTTGACAGCG CTCGAGATGGCGTCGTTGTTTGAGCACCACCTGAAATAG
- the LOC106329438 gene encoding 60S ribosomal protein L2, mitochondrial-like: MSALVALCRARTAASSSSSSLLNSLVRPAFRCLSTGFGDVQNKTLVAEMEEKMLHMDINSMIGSSMPLGMMRIGTIIHNIEMNPGQGAKLVRAAGTNAKILKEPASGKCLIKLPSGDTRWINARCRATIGTVSNPSHGVKKLYKAGQSRWLGIRPKVRGVAMNPCDHPHGGGEGKSKSSGSRGRTSVSPWGKPCKGGYKSASVKKKKKRLAAREAKM, translated from the exons ATGTCAGCCCTTGTTGCGCTATGCAGAGCTCGAACTGCTGCTTCTTCTTCTTCTTCTTCTTTGCTCAACAGCCTTGTTCGTCCAGCATTTCGCTGTCTCTCCACAG GTTTTGGTGATGTGCAGAACAAAACACTTGTGGCAGAAATGGAAGAAAAGATGCTCCACATGGACATCAACTCAATGATAGGAAGCTCCATGCCACTAGGTATGATGCGCATAGGAACAATCATCCACAACATCGAGATGAACCCAGGGCAAGGCGCCAAGCTAGTCCGAGCTGCTGGAACAAACGCCAAGATCCTAAAGGAGCCTGCTTCAGGGAAGTGCTTGATCAAGCTTCCATCAGGGGACACCAGGTGGATCAACGCCAGATGCCGTGCTACTATTGGTACAGTGTCGAACCCGTCTCATGGAGTGAAGAAGCTGTATAAAGCAGGACAGAGCAGGTGGCTGGGGATAAGACCCAAAGTGAGAGGTGTGGCGATGAATCCTTGTGATCATCCACACGGTGGTGGTGAAGGGAAGAGCAAAAGTAGTGGAAGCAGAGGAAGGACATCCGTTAGCCCGTGGGGGAAACCGTGCAAAGGGGGTTACAAGTCAGCTAGTGTCAAGAAGAAGAAGAAGAGATTGGCAGCTAGAGAAGCCAAGATGTGA
- the LOC106334125 gene encoding uncharacterized protein LOC106334125, which translates to MEGLIPAVYRAVKKNLTRRRYERISSTTTRESYQNEMNVDGHHRRRWSVGDISSLSSRETKRDGGATEKKSCSPSREGHQLVKFKSLRLFSCITGQ; encoded by the coding sequence ATGGAAGGTTTAATACCAGCGGTGTATAGGGCCGTGAAGAAGAACCTTACTCGCCGTCGCTACGAGCGTATCTCCTCCACCACAACTCGTGAGTCTTACCAAAACGAAATGAACGTAGACGGTCACCACCGACGTCGCTGGTCCGTTGGAGATATCTCGTCATTATCAAGCCGGGAAACAAAAAGAGACGGCGGAGCTACGGAGAAGAAGAGTTGTTCTCCGTCGCGTGAAGGTCATCAGCTCGTAAAGTTCAAGAGCCTTCGTTTGTTTTCTTGCATCACAGGTCAATAA